From Burkholderia savannae, a single genomic window includes:
- a CDS encoding fumarylacetoacetate hydrolase family protein: MELSLVVDGAPAETVRIGTVYGALLNDRGALAALGDAVHAPPYNKPPQAPVLYVKPANTHAGDGAAVVVPAGVDALEIGATLGVVFARRTTRVSVEQAFDFVKGFTLASDVSIPHPDYYRPAVRFKCRDGFCPLGPAIVARASIGDADALAVTVRVDGERRYEASTANLIRSVARLIADVSAFMSFDAGDVLLVGVGLNAPRAAAGSAIEIDAPGIGTLRHTLIAEGAR, encoded by the coding sequence ATGGAGCTGTCCCTTGTCGTCGACGGCGCGCCGGCCGAAACGGTGCGCATCGGCACGGTATACGGCGCGCTGCTCAACGATCGCGGCGCGCTCGCGGCGCTTGGCGACGCGGTGCATGCGCCGCCGTACAACAAGCCGCCGCAGGCGCCCGTGCTTTACGTGAAGCCCGCGAACACGCATGCGGGCGACGGCGCGGCCGTCGTCGTGCCGGCGGGCGTCGACGCGCTCGAAATCGGCGCGACGCTCGGCGTCGTGTTCGCGCGCCGCACGACTCGCGTATCGGTCGAACAGGCGTTTGATTTCGTTAAAGGTTTTACGCTCGCGAGCGACGTGTCGATTCCGCACCCCGATTATTATCGGCCGGCGGTGCGCTTCAAGTGCCGCGACGGCTTTTGCCCGCTCGGGCCGGCGATCGTTGCGCGCGCAAGCATCGGCGACGCGGACGCGCTCGCGGTGACGGTGCGCGTCGACGGCGAGCGGCGCTACGAGGCGAGCACCGCGAACCTGATCCGCTCCGTCGCGCGGTTGATCGCCGACGTGTCCGCGTTCATGTCGTTCGACGCGGGCGACGTGCTGCTCGTCGGCGTCGGCCTGAACGCGCCGCGCGCGGCGGCCGGCAGCGCGATCGAGATCGACGCGCCGGGTATCGGCACGCTGCGTCACACGTTGATTGCGGAGGGCGCGCGATGA
- the hpaR gene encoding homoprotocatechuate degradation operon regulator HpaR, producing MNRTFDHRNLAMLLLEARETLMGRFRPILKEFALTEQQWRIIRVLDGEPSRELEAGQIAKRCCILSPSLTGVLERMERDGLIRRTRAQEDQRRLIVSLTPQSRQLVTQISPRIDEQYRLIEQRFGADALGEVYAALDKLIEVGGS from the coding sequence ATGAATCGTACGTTCGATCACCGCAATCTGGCCATGCTGCTGCTCGAGGCCCGCGAAACGTTGATGGGCCGGTTCCGGCCGATCCTGAAGGAATTTGCGCTGACGGAGCAGCAATGGCGGATCATTCGCGTGCTGGACGGCGAACCGTCTCGTGAGCTCGAAGCCGGGCAGATCGCGAAGCGCTGCTGCATCCTGAGCCCGAGCCTCACGGGCGTGCTGGAGAGGATGGAGCGCGACGGCCTGATTCGCCGCACGCGCGCCCAGGAGGATCAGCGCAGGCTGATCGTCAGCCTGACGCCGCAAAGTCGTCAGCTTGTCACGCAGATCAGCCCGCGCATCGACGAGCAGTACCGGCTCATCGAGCAACGCTTCGGCGCGGATGCGCTCGGCGAAGTGTACGCGGCGCTCGACAAGCTGATCGAAGTCGGCGGCTCGTGA
- a CDS encoding SDR family oxidoreductase, translated as MLIWKTALSLTWRAGLVSPASVPAAAAHVGRIVLTGATGFIGGAVLVSLVNAGLLDRVVCVVRACDRAHALARLREAALKSGLAPYWAARLTEANVIAGELDGAFADVDAARLSSASHVIHCAGVASLADASVVNETNVDATLRFARRFAGSRRLQRFVHVGAAFACGIKARGTIREDDAPKRGREVDFAPYTRGKRDAEAQLRALGLPLVVVRPSCVVGHTLLGTQPSASTFWMFRIVHAARRFTARPMARIDVIAVDDCARALMLLALKPSLKYDTYHVSAGDEAPSVTQIVRAMDEAVGLDGEPRYALCSCAEFTAIARDVLGRRDAPRERVIRRALQSYAAFAELDHVFDNSRVRDEIDFEPLPFVDYVNECMRTSRGIDVLAQMPRTAAR; from the coding sequence GAAAACCGCGCTTTCGCTGACCTGGCGAGCGGGCCTCGTGTCGCCCGCGAGCGTGCCCGCCGCCGCCGCGCACGTCGGCCGGATCGTGCTCACCGGAGCGACCGGCTTCATCGGCGGCGCGGTGCTCGTGTCGCTCGTCAACGCCGGGCTGCTCGATCGCGTCGTGTGCGTCGTGCGCGCGTGCGACCGCGCGCATGCGCTCGCTCGGCTGCGCGAGGCGGCGCTCAAGAGCGGGCTCGCGCCGTACTGGGCCGCGCGGCTCACCGAGGCGAACGTGATCGCGGGCGAACTCGACGGCGCGTTCGCCGACGTCGACGCCGCGCGTCTTTCGTCGGCGTCGCACGTGATTCACTGCGCGGGCGTTGCGTCGCTCGCCGACGCGAGCGTCGTCAACGAGACGAACGTCGATGCGACGCTGCGTTTCGCGCGCCGCTTCGCGGGCAGCCGGCGGCTGCAGCGCTTCGTGCACGTCGGCGCGGCGTTCGCGTGCGGGATCAAGGCGCGCGGCACGATCCGCGAGGACGACGCGCCCAAGCGCGGCCGCGAGGTCGATTTCGCGCCGTACACGCGCGGCAAGCGCGACGCGGAAGCGCAGTTGCGCGCGCTCGGCCTGCCGCTCGTGGTCGTGCGGCCGTCGTGCGTCGTCGGCCATACGCTGCTCGGCACGCAGCCTTCGGCGAGCACGTTCTGGATGTTCCGGATCGTTCACGCGGCGCGCCGCTTCACCGCGCGGCCGATGGCGCGCATCGACGTGATCGCCGTCGACGATTGCGCGCGCGCGCTGATGCTGCTCGCGCTGAAGCCGTCACTCAAGTACGACACGTACCACGTGTCGGCGGGCGACGAAGCGCCGAGCGTCACGCAGATCGTGCGCGCGATGGACGAGGCCGTGGGGCTCGACGGCGAGCCGCGCTACGCGCTCTGCTCGTGTGCCGAGTTTACGGCGATCGCGCGCGACGTGCTCGGCCGCCGCGACGCGCCGCGCGAGCGCGTGATCCGGCGCGCGTTGCAGTCTTACGCCGCGTTCGCCGAGCTCGACCACGTGTTCGACAACTCGCGCGTGCGCGACGAGATCGATTTCGAACCGCTGCCGTTCGTCGATTACGTGAACGAATGCATGCGCACGTCGCGCGGCATCGACGTGCTCGCGCAGATGCCGAGGACGGCGGCGCGCTGA